In Fragaria vesca subsp. vesca linkage group LG5, FraVesHawaii_1.0, whole genome shotgun sequence, the genomic stretch ATTGAATAAAGTGTTGATTTGGGACATATGATACAAGAAGACACCGACAATATACATGTCAGCTATTTTAAGAATACATTTGTCATGCAACATGTTATTTACATACAGAATACATAGAATGTTTAGATTTTTTCGTAACTATTTTAAGAATTAAAATATATCGATTCATCCAATGTGAAGTTTACGTCATTAGATTAACTTCTTGTGCGTATATAACGTCATTTTTCATTTCACGTATTCAAAAATGAAAGACTATTTTGACATTCCTAAATTGTTAGTAAAATATGAAATTTAAGAATGACTTGTGGAAATTTACAAGAACAACTTCTGTAAGTCAAGAAGCCATGATTTATACAAACACCTCAGTTTAGAACTGGCATCACTCACTACACAATACAACAAGATGTTAAACAAAAGTTGAAAACAAATCAGTGGGCTTTTTATTGGGCCTCTTCACACCACCACCAAAGGAACCAGTTGGGCTTATCATAAAGAGAGATACTTGGGCTTCATGGGGGAACAAAGGATCCATCAACAACCAAATCATGCCCAGAAACAAACTCAGAATCATCACTCGCAAGAAACAGCACCGCCTTCGCCACATGCTCCGCCTTGAGCGCCACTCCTCTCAGCCGCGCGAACTTCTCATATACTTTCTGAAGCTCCGCCATCTCCATCCCACTCGCCTTGCACGTCAGCGGCGTCGCCATCCCATTCGGTGAGACGCAGTTCACCCTAATCCCATGCACCCCCAGCTGCAAGCTCGCCGACCTCATCAGCCCCAACACGGCATGCTTCGACATGCAGTAGTCCGTGTCCTTTGACATCCCGTGGTTGGCTCCCACGCTCGCCGTGCACACTATGCTCCCCCTCACGCGCCCCTCCACCATCACACGCGCCGCGTGCTTCACGCACGACGCCATGCCGCGCACGTTCACGTCGAACAAACGGTCAAAGGCTGTAATGTCAAAGTCAAGAACGGTCTGCTTTTCGCTGCTCATTATCCCGGCGTTGCTGAACATGATGTCGAGATGTCCGAATTTATTGACCGTTGCTTCTACCATGGACTTCACTTGTCCTTCATCGGCAACGTTACAATGCACGTAACTGCATCTGTGGTTGCCGATGGACTCGGCTAGTTGGCAGCCGAGATTGTCTTGGATGTCCGCGATTACTACCATGGAAGCTCCATTATCGGCGAAGAGGCGGGCCGTGGCCTCGCCAATGCCGCTTGCACCGCCGGTGACTATGGCTACTTTGCCTTGTAATTTGTTACTCATGTCGAGGGGTTGATGGAATTATTGTAAAACTATATGTGTGGTGGTGGAGTAGACTTCAGAATATATAAGACTACACTTCCCCAATAAAAGAACGTTTACTCAAGACTTGGGAGCAAGCTAGGTCCTTCTTTTCTGTCAGTCAACTATGACCCTTTGTTATGGACAAGTAGCTGATAAATTCACCAAAATTAAAGAATCGGCCAGTTGATAAATGATAATTCATATATGAATGTCATCATAACTTAAAAGGATCGGGGTCGGAGAAGCTACTTGCAGTGAGATCGATACTCATTGGCCAGGTCTTTTAGTTGATGATTATTATTATTATTTTTTTTAATTTATAAAAAAGATTACAACAAAAACCCTCGTGCTACACCACTCCAGAAAAATCAAGTTGGAAGGCAGGAGACGAGGACAAAGGAAGAGAGTACATTCAGACAGATTGGTTAGCCAGTATATGCCCTAGAGAGCCTAAACTATTTAGTTGATGATTATTGCTATCATATAGCTTATAAGAAAGTTGCAGTAAGATACTCACCGGCCATGTCATTTAGTGAATGGATACCTCAATCGGTTAGCCAGTTTTGATTCCCAGTATTAAAGCCAATGTTGATTATGTATAGCAAAACTGTAACAGTCACAATTGAATAGACAGTTTTGTATTTAGTTATTATATCAATTACTAATTAGAGAGTCCAAGTAATATGTTCACATATCAAAACCTTATGATGATACCAATAGATAAATGATTTAAACTGATGTCATAGTACGTATATATCATCATGTACAGTGTAGAATTATTTCGGGTTAATTTAGAATATTCTGCTAATTAAATGTTGTTTTGTTCTGAAATTCTAATACATTAACCAGGCAAGGGATGTAAATCTTATGATGCAACTGTACTGGATCTATCCAATTCACAAGTAGTTTTCCACAGCAGGAAAAAAGACAGAGGAGAAAACAGAAAAGAAAGAAGCTAGGTTTATTTCGTAACGCATATATGGCCGCATGAGTACGTGCCTATTCGTTTGCGCGCGATTCATCAAGGTTGAGGACTTGAGGTGAACTGGTATATCAACTTTTCTGGCCACCGTCTACAACACCTTCTACGACCAGATTGTGACCGGATATAAACTGAGAGTCCTCAGAAGCCAGAAACACGACTGCGTTTGCCACATGCTCCGGCGACATAAACTCTTTCCCTCCATCTATCCCTAACGACGCCGTAAACTTGGTCATCTGCTCTACATCTTTGAAGTTAACCAAGGAGTCTGTGATTGGCGTCTGAACAGTTCCCGGCGACACGCAGTTGACGCGTATCCCGTACGCGCCGAGCTGGATACTCGCCGACCTCATCAGCCCCAAAATGGTGTGTTTTGACATGGTGTAGTCTGTGAACCACTTTAATCCAATAGTCGCCACAACGCTCGCCGTGCATATAACGCTCCCCCTAACTCCACCTTCCACCATGGCTCGCGCGGCGTGCTTCACACACGCCGCCATCCCACGTACGTTGACCACCATGAGCTTGTCGTACTCTGATAACTCAAACTCCAGCACGGTCTGCATCGACGAGCAGAATATTCCGGCGTTGCTGAACATGATGTCCAGGCGACCGTGCATCTGGACCGTTGAATCGACCAGGCTCTTCACTTGTTCCTCGTCTGTGACGTCGCAGTGGATGAAGTTGCAGTGAGGACCGATCGAAGCGGCGACGTCCTGGCCTTTCTGGTCTTGGACGTCGGCGATGACTACCGCACGGGCACCATGCAACGCAAATTTTCGTGCGGTGGCTTCGCCAATGCCGCTGGCGCCACCGGTGACTATTGCCACCTTGTCGTGAAGCTTCTTCTTGAGTTCTGTCATTTCTTGTGAAATTGGAATCTATATAGCCTTCTGTAACTTTGGTGCTTGCTTTAATAGGAGTGCTGAGTGCATAGGCCGGCCTCTCAAAATAATACCACAGATGCCTCAAGAAAGCCACTGGCCACTGGGGATTATTATTTCGTTTTTGGCTATTTAAATTTGATGGTACGTTACAACGTTTGGATCGAAGCATAAGCTATGAAGAAGAAGATGCTATATTGCTGTTGTTATTTTCGTTTTTGTGTACTCAAAATATTTGACAATCTGTTTGGATTACTGTTTATTTTTTAATAAGCAATAAAGAGAGGAAGATGATAGGTTAATGGAGACCGATCATTTCTAGTATCTTATATCTTCGCTTCCGGCTCCACTGCATGCAGCATAAGTATGTTTTTGTCAATAAATAATTCATATAAAATAAGTAATTTATTTTGAGTCGTACTTATGACTTATATATATACCAAACTATATTAAGGGCAATACACGTAGTTTTAATAAGAAAAATGATTGTAGGCCAAAATTTGTATCGTCAATCTGCTGTACTTGTCATGACATGTATAACTTAAGCACATCATTTATTTTACTTCCATAATCTAATGACTATGAAATTGTGCAGTCAACTATTGTCATGTAATAGCTGTAATAGCTAAAAAAGACAATCTTAATCATTCCATAATCTAATAATGATTATAAATTATTTTAGAAGTTTTAGCAGTACCGGTACCCCAACTCTTGTGACACGGTCAAAATGATACCCAGATTTTAAAAACTATTAATTAATGTAATCCACACAAAATAGAGATATGAAATCCACACTCTCCAAATTATAATTCACACACCTATTTTCTATTTTTAGTCATTATTTTCATAAGAAGACAAAAGTTAAGTTATTAAAGACAAAATTTAAGTTACCACAAATAAAAAGTGAGAGTGTGAATTACAATTTAAACCATGCCGTCACCATCATTGCACACATCAACCCAACAAGGCACGACACCAACATCACAAGAAACAAGACCCCAACACCACATGCAATCAGTCCCTTATCGAGAGAGAAAGATCCCTTATCGAATCTTCCTCAATCAATGAATCCAACAACGACTGTATCGAACCACCCGTTCACATTGACATGGCAACCACGAGCTAGCAACACCAGCCCACCAGACCAAAATCCCATGGACCGTAGTCCCGCTAAGAGGCGGATCCGACCTCACCAAGCCTAACTTGTCGCCTTAACAAAAGCAAGCTCTGCCATCAGTCGCTAGGAAAGCAAGAAAGAGGAAGCTCCACTCCCTTTCCTTTCGGCTAAAGTATTTGGAAGCCTGCAAACATTTGATAGTCGGGCCTCTTGATGATTAAGAGTCTAGATGCTGACACTTTTTACCAATGTCTTATGGGTCACGCATGTCCCTAGCATTTACCAACCGAACCGGGATCCTCTCCTCATAAAAAGTTCCTGATATTTCCTCATAAAGAAATCCTGACCATCTATTGTTAATCAATGGCGCAGATCACTTCTATCTAACTTAAACCTATTTCTCATATGTTTCATCTCATTCTCCCTCTCGACCTATTTCTCGTTCTTCTTCCTCACTAAAACCCAAAGACCTCACTCCAGCGTTTCCGGCGACCTCCGCGTCGCGGCTCCAACGTCCTCCATCGAAACTCCAAGAGATAAGTGGACCGCTTCTGAGTGAAAGATCCTGTATTGTGCAAAGCTTGTTTCCCGCATTGAAGGGCCTTGGATTCGAAATAGGGGTAATCTAAAGTGGTTGGAGAAATTTGAGTTTACAAAAAGTGGGGAGTAAATAATTGATTTGGAAAGAAAAGGTGGAGATGGCTGCAAAACTTTTGCATTGTTTAGCTGATGACTACCCAAATTTGCAGAAGAAAATAGGATGCATGAATGGGAATTTCCAAATTTTTGATATGACACAAAGTCATCACTCTGGTAGGAGGATTAGCCACCACAACAGGTTTCCTCCAGTTAATTTCCTAGTGACGAATTCATTTCAAACTGCTCTAGCCCTTAGTTCCTTATGGCTCAATCACCAACCCTGTCACTAATTATAGATTTGTCTATATGTTCTTGTTGTCAGATTAGATAAGAGTCATAAGACTCATAGGAGTTGGTATTGCATCTCTAAGTACATACCTTGCGCACTTCAGCTTTGGTTTGTTCTTCAATTTTCAGTTTTGGTTTATTCCTCAGCAATTCGTTCTCTGCAAGAGGAGAGAGAGAGAGAGAGAGAGAGAGAGAGAGAGAGAGAGAGAGAGAGAGAGAGAGAGAGAGAGAGAGAGNNNNNNNNNNNNNNNNNNNNGAGAGAGAGAGAGATGGGAGACGAGAATTTGAGCAGAGAAGGAGATGGCCCAAAATATCACCTAAAATAATCTAAGAGAAATCATGACCATCTGTTAAATATTGAATGGCTCAGATCCATTCATGAGGCAATATTAGGCAACCTCTCATTAGGAGAGGATCCGGGTTCTTACCAACCTACCAATAACGGACTTGTTAATGTTGAAGCTCTAACTTGGGTGGTGGTTTCACTCAAGTAAATGTCTTTCCATTCCTGCCAGCCCTCATTGTCTCCATTCCCCTTTCTTAGTTGCAAGTCTTACCGGCGATAAGGGAAGCACCACACCGCATCCAACCTTAGTACGTCTCTCAAGAGAAAACTATTCATGTTTTTCTTTTAATAAATTTGTATCAATAATATTAACAATATTATTCAAATAACAAATTCACCACCAACATTATAGATTTGTAATAGCAACTTTAACAGATTTTCTATTTTAGCTTTTAGCTATTTTAGAGAGCGTGTTTAGCTTTTTTGGATGTTTTAGAAGCTCTAGCAGACTAGCCAAACTTTAGCTATTTTAACTTTTAGCTATCTCCTAGCTATATTTAGCTAGCGAGATGACTCAAATGAGGCTAGCTATAATTTAATACATTTCTTGTAAGATATTTTATGTGATATATAAATATATTTAAATTATTTAATTTCTATTTGAAGAATAATGTTGATGTAATGCTAGCTAAAATAGAGAGCATTGATGTAGCCACATTTCTAAAACGGCTAACTAAAATGACATTTTAGCTGCTAATTTGATTAAAATTTAACTTAAAATGGCTACCATTGTTAATGAGACTAATGAGACACCTAGCTACGTACTAATGAGACTAGTTAAATTTGCTTTGAAATTAATCAATCGATTGCGAGGAGAAATACACCGCCATCAGAATTTTTAAACAGTGGATCGGAGTAAATGCTCGGAAATAGATGACAATTGCAGTAACTCACGCAAGAAAAGACAGACATGCCATTGTCAGAAGAAAACAAATATGCATAAACAGAAAATTTTGAAATTTTTAGTAAGACTGTATACAACGAGAATACTTCTAACTTCTTGGTCATATATGAAGAAGATGAGGTACGTAGACAACAAACTATTAAACAAAGAGATGTCCCTATAATTAGTCTAAGAAGAACCAGTCTATTGAAACAAGACTAACTCAAACCCAAGACCAAATCGTTGGGGAGAACGGAGAACCATTACCGGAATGAATGAAATAAAAGAGAAAGAAAAAGACTTAGACCGGAAATTAAAAACAATTTCAATTAATTTCATAACAAGTAATAATCAATCCAATCCAGCTTTATTTTCGAAGTATATAGGACGTGTGAGTTTATAATGAAAAAGTTATAAAAAAAAAAAAGCTTTATTTTCGAACGTGCATGCATGCTGAAACTGATCGATCATGAACACTTGTGGCGATCTATCTTATGTTTTGAATCCACCGTCGAGGACCAAATTATGGCCACTCACGAACTGAGATTCCTCGGAAGCTAAGTAGACGACGGCGCTGGCCACATGCTCCGGAATCATCAACTCTTTGCCTCCCTTCAACCCTAGCGTCGACTTCAGCTTATCTACCTCTTCCTGACTCTGAAACTGAAAATTAGAGGTGTTCATGATCGGCGTCATCGTCGGCCCCGGAGATACGCAGTTCACGCGTATCCCGTGCGTCCCGAGCTGTATACTCGCGCACCTCACCAGCCCCAAAATGGCGTGCTTTGACATCGTGTAGTCGGTGAAGATTTCCGTCCCGTTAGTCGCCCCGACGCTTGCCGTGCATATCACGCTCCCCCTCACTCCGCCTTCCACCATGGCCTTGGCCGCGTGCTTCACACACGCTGCCGTCCCTCGTACGTTGACCGCCATCAGCCTGTCGTAGTCGGACAAGTCAAGGTCCAGAACCTCCTGCTTGGTTTTGCTGAGTATTCCGGCGTTGCTGAACATGATGTCCAGGCAGCCGTGCGTCAGGACTGTTGACTTGACCAGGCTCTTGACCTGGTCCTCGTCGCTCACGTCGCAGCGGATGTAGCTGCATTGAGCGCCGATGGAAGCCGCGACGTCCTGGCCCTTCTCGTCCTGGACGTCCGCAATCACTACTGCGCGCGCACCATGCAAAGCAAAGAGGCGTGCAGTGGCTTCACCGATGCCACTAGCGCCACCGGTGACTATTGCCACCTTGTCTTGAAGCTTCTTCGTGAGCGTGAGGTTTGCCATTTTCCGTTTATTGGGATATCTCTGCTTGTTTGATAAGATGAGATTTTTTGTGCAATGTGTGAATTCTTGAACGCTAGCTACGTTGCCTTTTATAGTCGAGCTTGCATTGATAGTGGCTATGGAATATGGCTAATTTTTTTTTAATCATGGTCTAAAATAACTAAATTCGATTAATCAAAATCATACAATTAACTATCGATATACTCAATGTGGTCTTCTATACTATTGTTTAGAAACATACGATTATGTCAAACTATAGACCATAACAACTCTTATGTGTTTGACATATTTTCTAGTGTCATTTGGATTATAAACTTCCAACTAACATGTACAATAATATTAAAGCAAAATTCTAGCTGCTAGCGTCTAAATAACAGTGAGCTTCAAGCAAGGCTGCTGGTTTCATTGATCTAAATTGAAATTATAATTGAACTTTATGTGACCATTTTTCGATTGGTATTGGTTGGTACGTTGGAGGTGGATTTCAAATTGGTCCAAGATTATCTTTGCTCTCCTTTAGCAGCTTATGCTTTTGATCGGTCACTAACTGCTATCGTATCATATATACTTCTCAAATGCATCTTAAAGCTTCTTACAACTCGTCTGCTTTGATCAGATGATGAGATATATATGTTTAGTGAAATTATTTCTTCTTTTCACAAGAATGATGTGGAGTAGTAGCATGCAAAACTATTTTTTAAACTAGATTTGTTGATTAAAAGTCTTAGATTGGTTTCGTTGCCTTTCTTCGGCTGTTTCCTTTTGTTGTGCACATCAGTAGCAACAATTCTATATTGATTAGACATCCTTTCTCAGTCGAGGTTTCGATTATAAAAGAAGAAGAAAAAGAAGAAATTCACAGTACGTTGTTGCCACCGTTGTTATCTCCAAAGTCAATCTGTTCAGATAGTTGGATTCAAACTATAACTTAGACGCAACCATTAGTTATATCCTTGACTCGGCACTTAGAGATTAGCAGTGTTGATAAACTCGTCTGTTTTATACTTAATTAGAGATTAGCATTTTATAAACTGTCTG encodes the following:
- the LOC101290773 gene encoding short-chain dehydrogenase reductase 4-like yields the protein MSNKLQGKVAIVTGGASGIGEATARLFADNGASMVVIADIQDNLGCQLAESIGNHRCSYVHCNVADEGQVKSMVEATVNKFGHLDIMFSNAGIMSSEKQTVLDFDITAFDRLFDVNVRGMASCVKHAARVMVEGRVRGSIVCTASVGANHGMSKDTDYCMSKHAVLGLMRSASLQLGVHGIRVNCVSPNGMATPLTCKASGMEMAELQKVYEKFARLRGVALKAEHVAKAVLFLASDDSEFVSGHDLVVDGSFVPP
- the LOC101293094 gene encoding short-chain dehydrogenase reductase 3b-like translates to MTELKKKLHDKVAIVTGGASGIGEATARKFALHGARAVVIADVQDQKGQDVAASIGPHCNFIHCDVTDEEQVKSLVDSTVQMHGRLDIMFSNAGIFCSSMQTVLEFELSEYDKLMVVNVRGMAACVKHAARAMVEGGVRGSVICTASVVATIGLKWFTDYTMSKHTILGLMRSASIQLGAYGIRVNCVSPGTVQTPITDSLVNFKDVEQMTKFTASLGIDGGKEFMSPEHVANAVVFLASEDSQFISGHNLVVEGVVDGGQKS
- the LOC101293394 gene encoding short-chain dehydrogenase reductase 3b-like; the encoded protein is MANLTLTKKLQDKVAIVTGGASGIGEATARLFALHGARAVVIADVQDEKGQDVAASIGAQCSYIRCDVSDEDQVKSLVKSTVLTHGCLDIMFSNAGILSKTKQEVLDLDLSDYDRLMAVNVRGTAACVKHAAKAMVEGGVRGSVICTASVGATNGTEIFTDYTMSKHAILGLVRCASIQLGTHGIRVNCVSPGPTMTPIMNTSNFQFQSQEEVDKLKSTLGLKGGKELMIPEHVASAVVYLASEESQFVSGHNLVLDGGFKT